A region of Solanum dulcamara chromosome 7, daSolDulc1.2, whole genome shotgun sequence DNA encodes the following proteins:
- the LOC129894160 gene encoding exocyst complex component EXO84B-like: MASVKSSRSRPHAVTPSKGINKDTGTKLEENLNVFKSDSFDADAYVQSKCHSLNEKEIRHLCSYLLDLKRASAEEMRKSVYANYTAFIRTSKEISDLEGELSSMKNLLSTQATLIHGLAEGVHIDSLSDVVPESTSDSSPTDDIREPSDLEKWLPEFPDHLDVLLAERRVDEALLSLDEGERVASEAKEKKTLGHAVLLSLQTAIAERRQKLADQLAEIACQPSTRGAELRAAISALKRLGDGPRAHSLLLNAHYQKYQFNMKNLRPSSTSYGGAYTAALSQLVFSGIAQAATDSLAIFGEEPAYTSELVMWSTKQTEAFALLVKRHALTSSAAAGGLRAAAECVQIALGHCSLLEVRGLALCPVLLKLFRQSVEQALDANLKRIEESTAALAAADDWELTYPPSVTRTSGRSAGTVLGSTGAYQHKLSSSAHRFNLMVQDFFEDVGPLLSMQLGGKALEGLFQVFNTYVNTLVRALPGSMEEEASFEDSGNKIVRMAETEAQQIALLANASLLADELLPRAAMKLAPLANQKDDLQRRASDRQSRHPEQREWKKRLVNSVDRLKDSFCQQHALDLIFTEEGDSHLTAEMYINMEGNADEIEWFPSLIFQELYAKLNRMATIAADMFVGRERFAMLLLMRLTETVILWLSQDQSFWDDVEEGPRPLGHLGLQQFYLDMKFVTCFASQGRYLSRNLLRVVNEIISKAMSAFAATGMDPYSVLPDDDWFTEIAQDAMEKLSGKPKVANGERDLNSPTASVSAQSMSSVRSHGSY, encoded by the exons ATGGCTTCCGTCAAATCCTCTCGTTCAAGGCCTCACGCGGTCACTCCGTCTAAAGGAATCAACAAGGATACCGGCACCAAGCTCGAAGAAAATCTCAACGTCTTCAAATCCGACAGTTTCGATGCCGATGCCTATGTCCAGTCCAAATGTCATTCTCTCAACGAGAAG GAAATAAGACATCTATGCTCTTATCTATTGGATCTAAAAAGGGCTTCTGCTGAGGAAATGCGCAAAAGTGTTTATGCCAATTATACAGCTTTCATTCG CACATCAAAAGAGATATCAGATTTGGAGGGTGAACTGTCATCCATGAAAAACTTGCTATCTACTCAGGCAACTTTAATTCATGGTTTAGCTGAGGGAGTTCATATTGATTCTTTGTCTGATGTTGTTCCCGAGTCCACATCTGATAGCTCTCCTACTGATGACATTAGGGAGCCTTCAGACCTAGAGAAGTGGCTTCCGGAGTTTCCTGATCACCTAGATGTTCTATTAGCTGAAAGGAGAGTAGATGAAGCCTTGTTGAGTCTTGATGAAGGAGAACGCGTAGCATCTGAagcaaaagagaagaaaacgtTAGGTCATGCTGTGCTGTTGTCACTACAAACTGCCATTGCTGAACGTAGGCAAAAGCTTGCTGATCAGCTAGCTGAAATTGCCTGTCAACCTTCTACTCGTGGTGCAGAGCTTCGTGCTGCTATTTCAGCTCTTAAAAGGCTCGGGGATGGTCCCCGTGCTCATAGTTTGCTCCTTAATGCACATTACCAGAAATACCAATTCAACATGAAAAATCTTCGTCCATCTAGCACCTCTTATGGAGGAGCTTATACTGCCGCCCTTTCACAGCTCGTATTCTCTGGCATTGCTCAAGCTGCCACTGATTCATTGGCTATTTTCGGTGAAGAGCCAGCTTATACATCCGAACTAGTGATGTGGTCTACTAAGCAGACAGAGGCATTTGCACTTTTGGTCAAAAGACATGCATTAACTTCATCAGCAGCTGCTGGTGGCTTACGTGCTGCTGCAGAATGTGTTCAAATTGCTTTAGGACACTGTTCGTTGTTGGAAGTTCGTGGACTTGCACTTTGTCCTGTGCTTCTGAAGCTTTTTAGACAAAGTGTTGAGCAAGCGCTAGATGCCAACTTAAAACGAATTGAAGAAAGCACTGCTGCTTTGGCAGCTGCTGATGATTGGGAACTCACATATCCACCATCTGTTACACGCACATCCGGTAGGTCAGCCGGTACTGTTCTTGGTTCTACAGGGGCATATCAGCATAAACTTTCAAGTAGTGCGCATCGATTCAATTTGATGGTTCAG GATTTCTTTGAGGACGTGGGACCATTGCTAAGTATGCAGTTGGGAGGTAAAGCTTTGGAAGGTCTATTTCAAGTGTTTAATACTTATGTGAACACACTTGTAAGAGCATTACCTGGCTCCATGGAGGAGGAAGCCAGCTTTGAAGATTCAGGGAATAAAATTGTTCGAATGGCTGAGACTGAAGCTCAACAAATTGCTTTACTTGCAAATGCATCTTTATTGGCAGACGAACTATTGCCGCGTGCAGCTATGAAGCTTGCTCCCTTGGCTAATCAAAAGGATGATCTTCAAAGAAGAGCCTCAGATAGGCAAAGCCGTCACCCTGAGCAAAGGGAATGGAAAAAGCGTCTGGTGAACTCAGTCGACCGATTAAAGGATAGCTTTTGTCAGCAACATGCCCTAGATCTTATTTTCACAGAGGAAGGGGACAGCCATCTCACTGCAGAAATGTATATAAACATGGAGGGAAATGCAGACGAGATAGAATGGTTCCCTTCTCTAATATTCCAG GAACTTTATGCCAAACTAAACAGAATGGCTACCATAGCTGCTGATATGTTTGTAGGAAGGGAAAGATTTgcaatgttgttgttgatgaggCTTACAGAAACTGTCATCTTGTGGCTTTCACAAGATCAGAGCTTTTGGGATGACGTAGAGGAAGGACCAAGGCCATTGGGTCATCTTGGTCTTCAGCAG ttctatttggatatgaAGTTTGTCACGTGCTTTGCTTCGCAAGGACGCTACTTATCTAGAAATTTGCTTCGGGTTGTCAatgaaataatttctaaagcAATGTCAGCCTTTGCTGCAACAGGGATGGATCCATATAG TGTTCTCCCTGACGATGACTGGTTTACTGAAATTGCTCAAGATGCGATGGAGAAGCTGAGTGGAAAGCCCAAAGTTGCTAATGGGGAAAGGGACCTGAACAGTCCAACTGCCTCTGTCTCAGCCCAATCTATGTCCTCTGTCAGATCTCACGGGAGTTATTGa